The segment AGCCAAAGTCACTGGCGGCCTTCGCACCGGGTTGTACCTATCGAGCGTTGGCCGAAGAATGGCTTACCGGGTTCGGATCCATCAGGGAACATTTCGCGGTTCAGGAAGTCGGATCTTATCACGCGATGTTTGCCTGCACCGCTGCCGGATCATGCATCAGCATCATGCCACGCAGTGTCGTTGATCTTATGCGTCATCTTGGCCCGGTCAGGGAACATCCCCTGATGAAGGTTGATACCGTTCTGGCCTGCCGTCCGGGTTTTGATACCCCGGCATTTTCGGAATTCCGCAAAACGCTTGAAACGGCATCCGATATCAAAAAATAAACGGGTGGCAACAATCGTTGCCACCCGTTTTGGAAATCCCGAACTTATGCCGACAGCTTGCTGTCCAGACCGCCCTTGGCGTTCAGCGCCATAAGTTCGTCGCAGCCGCCGATATGTTCGTCATTGATGAAAATCTGCGGCACGGTATGACGGCCACTCGCACGATCCATCATTTCCTTTTTGCGACGCGGTTCCATCATCACATCAATCAGTTCGTATTTGGCACCCTTTTCTTCCAGAAGCTTGCGGGCACGCTTGCAATAGGGGCACCATTCGGTGGCGTAAACTTCGACTTTTGCCATCTAATCATGTTCCTTTTCATCAGGACGCGACCCGTGCGACAGCGCATGTTTTTGCACCCCGGCACCGGGCTACGACCGGTAAATCTTGTTGGATGACCGTTCTATAGCAGATATTTCGCAGGGCGTCATCGCACCACCCGTGCAACCGTGATCAGGCGCACTTGCATGGCTCCGGCACGCTTTAGAATCCGCGCACAGGCATTGGCCGTCGCCCCGGTTGTCAGCACATCATCAATCAAAACCACACGCGCACCGGCCAGCCCGATCCGTGCAGCAATCCTGTCATCCACCCCAAAGGCACCGCCAACTTCACGCTTGCGCGACGATGCCCCCAAGCCGCCCAGACTACGTGTTTTTCTCAACCGCCGGAGTACCGTGCCATGCCACGCAATCCCTGTTTGCCGCGACAGGGATGCTGCCAGCAACCCGGACTGGTTATATCGACGCATCAAAAGCCGGGTCCGATGTAGTGGCACGGGAATTATCAGATCCGCATCACCCCAGAAATCCCGCCCCGCCAGCAACAGCCACCGACTTAAAAGCGGCGTCAGATCGGTGCGATCCCCATGCTTGAACCGCAGCAGGTAATCGCGGCTGCCACCATCGTAAACCAGTGCCGCCCGCGCAGCATCAAACGCCGGGCTTTTTCGTAAACATTCACCGCACAGGGTGCCATCACCCGCCTCGTCGTTGCCACCATCATCACCGGCAATTTCGAACGGATACCCGCAACACGCACAAAGCGGATCGGAAATAAACCGAAGCCCGGCCCAGCAATCGGCACAAACCGCATGCACCGTATCGGTAACCATACCGCATCCGCCACAACGCGGCGGCAAAACGGTACGCAAACCGATCTGCATCACATTGCCGACAATGCGACCAACCCGTGCTGGTAAAATCCCCAAACCCTGATCCCTGCCTTACATCACATCCCCGATAATACCGCGCCCGATCCTATCACGCGTGATGGTTGAAACGATGCGCTAATTGATCCGCTTATCCGAACGCAGGCGATCCACCGCTAGATCGATAAAGGCCCGGACCTTTGCCGGAGCATGACGGCCTTCGGGATGGACGATATGAATCGGCAGCGGTTCGGGTTCATAATCAGACAAAACCACCTCAAGCGAACCATTCTCGATAAAGGGTACCGCCTGATAGGACAGCATCCGAACCAATCCCCATCCGTCAATCGCCGCCTTGCGGGCCGCTTCAATCGAATTGGTTTGCAGTCTTGCATTGACCGAAAGACGGATGTTCTGATCGACACCAAACTGCCAATCCAGCGGCGCCGATGATCCAGTTGATGCAACAACCCTGTGTGTCCCGATATCCGCGGGTCCCTGCGGCCTGCCACGCCGTGCAAAATAATCGGGTGATCCGCAGACGATACGCCGTACCGTCCCGACCTTGATCGCACTCATTGATGTATCGGCCATATGCCCGATGCGAATGGCAAGATCGATGCCTTCCTCGACAATATTGACAATGCGGTCAAACAACAGCACCCGACCGCGTACTTCAGGATACAAATCGAGAAATTCGGTCATCACCGGAAATATATACATCTGCCCGAACAGAACCGGGGCCGTGATGGTCAATGTCCCGCTGGGCCGGGCATAGGCACCGCCTGCAGCAGCCTCCGCTTCTTCCAAATCAGCAAGCAATCGCTTGCAGTCATCATAATAATTTGCCCCCGGCTCGGTCAGGGTGACGGACCGTGTTGTCCGTGTCAAAAGCCGGGCACCGGTGATTTCCTCCAGGAACGCGACTGCACGTGTGACTGCGGGCGGG is part of the Thalassospira lucentensis genome and harbors:
- the grxC gene encoding glutaredoxin 3; translated protein: MAKVEVYATEWCPYCKRARKLLEEKGAKYELIDVMMEPRRKKEMMDRASGRHTVPQIFINDEHIGGCDELMALNAKGGLDSKLSA
- a CDS encoding ComF family protein — protein: MGILPARVGRIVGNVMQIGLRTVLPPRCGGCGMVTDTVHAVCADCWAGLRFISDPLCACCGYPFEIAGDDGGNDEAGDGTLCGECLRKSPAFDAARAALVYDGGSRDYLLRFKHGDRTDLTPLLSRWLLLAGRDFWGDADLIIPVPLHRTRLLMRRYNQSGLLAASLSRQTGIAWHGTVLRRLRKTRSLGGLGASSRKREVGGAFGVDDRIAARIGLAGARVVLIDDVLTTGATANACARILKRAGAMQVRLITVARVVR
- a CDS encoding LysR family transcriptional regulator gives rise to the protein MDRFQAMRIFVRVVEAQSFAAAARELGSSPPAVTRAVAFLEEITGARLLTRTTRSVTLTEPGANYYDDCKRLLADLEEAEAAAGGAYARPSGTLTITAPVLFGQMYIFPVMTEFLDLYPEVRGRVLLFDRIVNIVEEGIDLAIRIGHMADTSMSAIKVGTVRRIVCGSPDYFARRGRPQGPADIGTHRVVASTGSSAPLDWQFGVDQNIRLSVNARLQTNSIEAARKAAIDGWGLVRMLSYQAVPFIENGSLEVVLSDYEPEPLPIHIVHPEGRHAPAKVRAFIDLAVDRLRSDKRIN